In the genome of Gemmatimonadota bacterium, one region contains:
- a CDS encoding YebC/PmpR family DNA-binding transcriptional regulator, which produces MAGHSKWKTIKRKKAITDSRRASTWTKLIREITVAAKAGGGDPNSNARLRKAVDDGKAGNMPGENIERAIKKGTGELEGVSYEEVMYEGYGPGGSAILIDGSTDNPNRTVADIRHAFSRNHGNLGATNSVAWMFDRKGLIILVAGKRSEDQAMEDALDAGASDFTSDGEFFVVSTEPNSFHSVSDALRAKGYEIDSSEIAMVAKNLVKLDAADGAKLVKLIEVLDELDDVSMVFTNVDMDALDLDEDDA; this is translated from the coding sequence ATGGCTGGACACAGTAAATGGAAGACCATCAAGCGGAAGAAGGCGATCACCGACTCCCGCCGGGCCTCGACCTGGACCAAGCTGATCCGGGAAATCACCGTCGCGGCGAAGGCCGGCGGCGGCGATCCGAACAGCAATGCGCGGCTCCGGAAGGCGGTCGACGACGGCAAGGCGGGCAACATGCCCGGCGAGAACATCGAGCGCGCCATCAAGAAGGGCACCGGTGAACTCGAGGGTGTGAGCTACGAAGAGGTGATGTACGAGGGGTACGGTCCCGGCGGCTCGGCGATCCTGATCGACGGCTCCACCGACAACCCCAATCGCACCGTCGCCGATATCCGCCACGCCTTTTCGCGCAACCACGGCAACCTCGGCGCGACCAATTCGGTAGCGTGGATGTTCGATCGCAAGGGACTGATCATTCTCGTGGCCGGCAAGCGTTCCGAGGATCAGGCCATGGAAGACGCGCTCGATGCCGGCGCCAGCGACTTCACGTCGGACGGCGAGTTCTTCGTGGTCAGCACGGAGCCGAACTCGTTCCACTCGGTGAGCGACGCCCTGCGCGCCAAGGGGTACGAGATCGACTCCTCGGAGATCGCGATGGTGGCGAAGAACCTGGTGAAGCTCGACGCCGCCGATGGCGCCAAGCTGGTCAAGCTCATCGAAGTGCTCGACGAGCTCGACGACGTCTCGATGGTGTTCACGAATGTCGACATGGACGCCCTCGATCTCGACGAGGACGACGCCTGA
- the ruvC gene encoding crossover junction endodeoxyribonuclease RuvC, translated as MLGIDPGTATMGYGVVSGIAGKPPRLLECGVVRTRAGELLSDRLSVIFDGVTELLQRHRPDAVAVEGLFHGRNARSALILGHARGVVLLAAARGGLVPAEISPAEVKRAVTGTGAASKAQVAAMVTRLLHLVAAPSPADAADGVAIALTHFMRLGITPRPGGVAR; from the coding sequence GTGCTCGGCATCGACCCGGGCACCGCGACGATGGGCTACGGCGTGGTGAGTGGTATCGCGGGCAAACCCCCGCGGTTGCTGGAATGCGGCGTGGTACGAACACGGGCCGGTGAACTTCTCTCCGACCGGCTCAGCGTGATTTTCGACGGGGTCACCGAATTGCTGCAGCGCCACCGCCCCGACGCCGTCGCGGTTGAAGGTCTCTTCCACGGCCGCAACGCACGGAGTGCGCTGATCCTCGGTCACGCCCGCGGCGTCGTGCTGCTGGCAGCGGCACGCGGCGGACTCGTTCCCGCCGAGATCTCCCCTGCCGAAGTGAAGCGCGCCGTCACCGGCACTGGTGCCGCGAGCAAGGCGCAAGTCGCGGCGATGGTGACGCGGCTGTTGCATCTCGTGGCCGCCCCATCGCCTGCGGATGCCGCCGATGGCGTGGCGATCGCACTCACCCATTTCATGCGCCTCGGCATCACGCCGCGGCCGGGCGGAGTGGCGCGGTGA